The following nucleotide sequence is from Deltaproteobacteria bacterium.
ACAACGATTGTTTATACGTTCTGATGCTTGCTCCGGAGGCTGGACTCGAACCGGCGACAAAGCGGTTAACAGCCGCTTGCTCTACCGACTGAGCTACTCCGGAATGAATGTATTTGTTTATTTTAATTGAAAGGTTGTGTCAATCAACAAGGGCATCCGGGCGCTCGTCGTTGTCACCGGCTTTGCCCGCGCTTTTGGCTTCGCAGGCGATAGAGGCGCTCCGTAAAGCCCCCCTCTTTCATAAAGGCGCCTGCTTGCGCACTCAACTGGCGGTCGAGCAGGTAGCAACAGAGGTTCAGCAGTGAGAGGGTCGCGTTGGCGACAAAGACACTATCCGGCACAGACGAACATGGACTTTCACGGACTGACACAGACCCATTTTTTTCTTTGTCCGTGTTCGTCCGTGTCAGTCCGTGTTCGTCCGTGTGCCTTTGTTCGTCCGTGCCCACTTGCTCCCCCCTCACCCACGCCCGCACTTCATCCACGCTCGCGCACCGCCTTGCCTTAAAGCGCTTCAGCGCCGGGTGGCCAGGTTCCCACAGCGGCAGGCTTCGCTGGCGCAGAAAATCTTCATAGTCAAGACGCAATTCTTCGAGGCTGGCACGGGCCACATTGGTGAGTTTTAATTCCGTTTTCTTCGATGTGCCGGAAGCCAGCGAGCCTTCGGCAATATTCTGCACACCGGATCGCGCCGCCTGCACCATCTGGTCGTGTGTCCGGCTTCGCTTGCCGACATAATGGTCGCAGAAACGCACGGTCACATCATAGACAAGCTGGGCGATCTGAAAACTTTTGAGCTTTCGGTAGCCCCCATGCGCGGGGATTAAGCCGTCATTATCTTCCATGTTATTTCTTCTTCCCCGCCTCCGCCTTCATCTTCAAATTCATCCAGTCCTCCGGAGTCAGTTCCAGAAGCCCGTTGAATTCGCCCGCCCCCTGAATCCATTCGCCGCCGTCGATGGTCACGCACTCGCCGTTGATGTACTCGGCCTGATCGGACATTAAATACGAGGCGAGGTTTACCAGTTCTTCGTGCCTCCCCGTCCGGCCGAGCGGATTGCGCTTGAGCATCTTTGCTTCAAACCCCTCCGGCATCAGATTGTTCCAGGCCTGTTCGGTTTTAAAAGGACCCGGCGCAACGGCATTCAACCGGATTTTGTATTTGGCCCACTCCACCGCCAGCGACTGTGTCATCGCCAGAACCCCCGCCTTGGCGCAGGCCGAGGGCACCACAAAGGCCGAGCCGGTCCAGGCATAAGTGGTGCATATGCTAAGGATACGCCCTCCGACACAGGCGCCGATCCACCGTTTTCCCACTGCCTGGGTGCAGTTGAAACTTCCGTACAAAACAATTTTTACAATGGCGTCAAATCCGTTGGGGGAAAGATATTCCGTCGGACATATGAAATTCCCGGCGGCGTTGTTGACCAGCCCGGAAATTTTTCCGAATTTTTCGAAGACATCGCCGACCGCCTTTTCCACCTCGTCGGGTTTCCGGACGTCGCACGCGCCGACAAAGACCTTCACCCCCTTTTTTTCGATTTCCCTGGCGGCTGATTCAAGAACATCCTTCCGCCGCCCGCAGATGGCGATGTCGGCGCCCAAATCGGCAAACCCGAGGGCCATCGATTTGCCCAGCCCCGTCCCGCCGCCGGTAATGAGGATGACTTTGTCTTTTAACAAATCCTTTTGAAACATGGAACCTCCTTAAGAAAAATTTCAAATGTCAAAGAAATGCCAAATGTCAAATTTTAAAATTTGTCATTGTTGTTTGTTTTTTCATTTGAAATTTGGAATTTGAACTTTGGAATTTACCCCTTGAGTAGCCTCTCCATCTCATCCAGATCGGTGCAGAAACCGACGGCCTCCTCGCGGGTGATCACCTTGCGCCGAGTGAGGTCAACCAATGACTGGTTCATCGTCTGCATGCCGGTCTTTTGCTGGCCGGTCTGCATGATGGCGTAGATCTGGTGGATTTTGTCCTCGCGGATCAGGTTGCGGATCGCCATGGTGGGGAGCATGATCTCCATCGCCAGCGTCCGGCCGCCGCCGATCTTCGGAACCAACTGCTGGGACAACACCCCTTCCAGAATAAAGGAAAGTTGCGTGCGGATCTGCGGTTGCTGGTGCGGGGGAAAGACGTCGATGATCCGGTTGATCGTCTGCACCGCCGTATTGGTGTGGAGGGTGGCAAAGACCAGATGCCCCGTTTCGGAGACGGTGATGGCGGTGCCGATGGTTTCGGCGTCGCGCATTTCGCCGATCAACACCACGTCCGGGTCCTGCCGCAGGATGCGCTTGAGCGCGGCGGGAAACGACTGCGTGTCGTGCTCCACCTCGCGCTGGACGATCAGGCATTTTTTGGATGAGTGCCAGAATTCGATCGGATCTTCGACGGTAATGACATGTTCGCTCCGGGTCTCGTTGATCCGGTCGATCATGGCGGCGAGCGAGGTCGATTTTCCGGAGCCGGTGGGGCCGGTGACAAGGACCAGCCCCCGCGGCCTTTCGGTGAGTTTCATCGCCGTCGCGGGCAGACCCAGATCTTCCGGTTTGGGAATTTTTACCGGAATGGGGCGAAAGGCCCCCGCCACATTCCCACGCTCCATCGAAAGGTTCACGCGGAAGCGGGCCTTCCCCTCGCAGTCGATGGCGCAATCGAGCTCCCACTCTTTTTCAAAGTGCGCCACCTCTTCGGGCGTCAACGACTCATAGCAGAGCCTTTTGCAAAGTTCGCGATTCAAGGGTTCAGCCCCCACCGGCAACAGATCGCCGTCGATCCGGATCTGCGGCATGGCCCCAACCGCCAGATGAAGGTCGGAGGCGTTTTTTTCCAGCACCGTCAGGAGGAATTGCTTGAGGGAGGGTGAAGAAGCCATTTTAGGCCTCTATTTTAAGCGAAGTAACCGGTTTGGGATAGGAATTTTTTTGGTATTTCTTTGGTAACAGTTTGTAACGGTATACAGTCAAAATGATACAATTCTCATTTTGAGAGTATTTATTTCGAAAAAGCTTCAAAAAAACAATTTTCAAAAAACAAAAAAAGATTTATAATTTCAACAATTTGTAAAAAATAAACCGTCAGTCCTGTTTTTGGCATAAAAACTGCATTACTGGATTTGGGGTTATGGTGGGGGGTAAAGTATGGCTCATGCCGGTGGGGCTCCCTTTCAGGGGAGTTCAACAATCCAGAAATACGAAAAGGATCTCGTCTCCGAAGGTCTGGTAACGTCCGACCAGTTGGAAATCGCGCATATCAGCCAGGAAAATCTGGGGCTCGATATCGGGTCGGTTTTGATTAAAAAGGGGTTTGTCACCGAAACGATCCTCCTTGAATTTCTTGCCCGCCATACCCATATCCCCTTTATCTCTTTAAAGGAAGAGGCGGTCGACGCCGAAATTGTCCGCCAGATGCCGCTTCACCTCGCGCGGCAACATCAGGCGGTCCCCTTTGCCCGCGACGGCGAAAAAGTCCGCGTCGCGATGGCCAATCCGTTCGACGCCTTTGCCCGTGATGACCTCAAGGATCTGTTGAAGACCGAAATCGAACCGTGCCTCGCCAACCTCAAGGAAATTCAGGAATTGATCGACCAGCATGCCGAAGGGACAAAGATTGACGAGGAAAAAATCCTGACCGTCGTGACGCAGGCCAAAGGGGGGGAGGAGAGCGAGGAAGAAACAAAGAAAATGCAGGCGATGGCCTCGGGCCCGCAGGTGGTGGCCGCGGTGAACCAGCTGATCGCGCGGGCCAACGCCGAGAAGGCCAGCGACATTCATGTGGAGCCGGGCCGGAACCAGGTGCATGTCCGCCTCCGTGTGGACGGTCTTTTGCGCGAGCGGGGACAGATGCCCAAGTCGATGCACGGCCCGGTGGTCTCGCGGGTCAAAATCATGGCCGGACTCGACATCGCGGAACGGCGCGTCCCGCAGGACGGGCGCGTCCGCATCCTGCTGGTGGGAAAACCGCTGGACATGCGCGTCTCCACCTGCCCCACGCAGTTCGGCGAAAAGGTGGTGATCCGGCTTTTGTCCAAGGACGCCGTCATCAACATCGAAAGCCTGGGCTTCGGGGAAGCCGACCGGAAAATGTTTTCCGAAATCATCTCCAAGTCCCACGGCATTTTTCTCGTCACCGGCCCGACCGGCTCCGGAAAATCGACCACCCTCTACGCGGCGCTGACCCGGATCAATTCCTCGGAAAAAAACATCATCTCCATCGAGGACCCGATCGAGAGCGAGATCGAGGGGATCAATCAGGTGGCGGTTCACACAAAGGCGGGGTTGACCTTCGCCTCCGTTTTGCGCTCGGTCTTAAGGCAGGACCCCGATGTCATCATGATCGGCGAGATCCGCGACGCCGAAACGGCGCA
It contains:
- a CDS encoding four helix bundle protein, with protein sequence MEDNDGLIPAHGGYRKLKSFQIAQLVYDVTVRFCDHYVGKRSRTHDQMVQAARSGVQNIAEGSLASGTSKKTELKLTNVARASLEELRLDYEDFLRQRSLPLWEPGHPALKRFKARRCASVDEVRAWVRGEQVGTDEQRHTDEHGLTRTNTDKEKNGSVSVRESPCSSVPDSVFVANATLSLLNLCCYLLDRQLSAQAGAFMKEGGFTERLYRLRSQKRGQSR
- a CDS encoding SDR family oxidoreductase, with the protein product MFQKDLLKDKVILITGGGTGLGKSMALGFADLGADIAICGRRKDVLESAAREIEKKGVKVFVGACDVRKPDEVEKAVGDVFEKFGKISGLVNNAAGNFICPTEYLSPNGFDAIVKIVLYGSFNCTQAVGKRWIGACVGGRILSICTTYAWTGSAFVVPSACAKAGVLAMTQSLAVEWAKYKIRLNAVAPGPFKTEQAWNNLMPEGFEAKMLKRNPLGRTGRHEELVNLASYLMSDQAEYINGECVTIDGGEWIQGAGEFNGLLELTPEDWMNLKMKAEAGKKK
- a CDS encoding type IV pilus twitching motility protein PilT, which translates into the protein MASSPSLKQFLLTVLEKNASDLHLAVGAMPQIRIDGDLLPVGAEPLNRELCKRLCYESLTPEEVAHFEKEWELDCAIDCEGKARFRVNLSMERGNVAGAFRPIPVKIPKPEDLGLPATAMKLTERPRGLVLVTGPTGSGKSTSLAAMIDRINETRSEHVITVEDPIEFWHSSKKCLIVQREVEHDTQSFPAALKRILRQDPDVVLIGEMRDAETIGTAITVSETGHLVFATLHTNTAVQTINRIIDVFPPHQQPQIRTQLSFILEGVLSQQLVPKIGGGRTLAMEIMLPTMAIRNLIREDKIHQIYAIMQTGQQKTGMQTMNQSLVDLTRRKVITREEAVGFCTDLDEMERLLKG
- a CDS encoding type II/IV secretion system protein; this translates as MAHAGGAPFQGSSTIQKYEKDLVSEGLVTSDQLEIAHISQENLGLDIGSVLIKKGFVTETILLEFLARHTHIPFISLKEEAVDAEIVRQMPLHLARQHQAVPFARDGEKVRVAMANPFDAFARDDLKDLLKTEIEPCLANLKEIQELIDQHAEGTKIDEEKILTVVTQAKGGEESEEETKKMQAMASGPQVVAAVNQLIARANAEKASDIHVEPGRNQVHVRLRVDGLLRERGQMPKSMHGPVVSRVKIMAGLDIAERRVPQDGRVRILLVGKPLDMRVSTCPTQFGEKVVIRLLSKDAVINIESLGFGEADRKMFSEIISKSHGIFLVTGPTGSGKSTTLYAALTRINSSEKNIISIEDPIESEIEGINQVAVHTKAGLTFASVLRSVLRQDPDVIMIGEIRDAETAQIAVRAAITGHMVLSTLHTNTAAGAISRLSDLGVEPFLLSSALKGVLAQRLVRKICPQCRQEVKPDDKREWDEGRKLKKAFQGKGCKECGFTGYRGRLAIFELAPINDAVREMIHMRAPDNKIVEEFRKIGVKSIIQDGMEKIENGITTVEEVLRVTQED